The genomic DNA GGTATCAAACATATCACAGAagatatgaaatatgttgttCAGTCTGCTACATTGTACGTCAGGTGATCTGATTTTTGAACCGAACAGcagcaaaatttcaatttcctgTTCAAAATTTGCTCCAGAAATGCACTGTCACTTATGTGCAGAGTTTAAAAGCATGCCTGAGACACTGGTGGCATATGAGAAAATATTTGCAACCCAAGGAACTACATGTGGGTTGCAGTTGTGAAGTGAATGGGCTTGGCCAGTGTCAGGTCCTTCCAGTGGACAGGCTCAGTCTGTAAAGTCTGTGTCTGGGTTGTAAAGACTACTTTAATTAGCCAGTATTTACAAAGCCAAGCAACTGCGGATAGCAAGTAGCACCTGAAGTTTCCTTGCAAAATTCTGACTTATTCTCAAATAAATGCATGTACTAGTATTCCCTTGTGCAAACATTGCCCCACACCATTATCAGGGAACATCAAGCTACCAGATGTTCATCACTTTTCAGCCAAAAAGCTGGTTTAGAAAACATCTATCTTTTCACTTTCAAACATTCAACATGATCTTATTTTTTATGGCATTGATTAGTTATATTTCACCACCTGTTAAAGTCCATTCTCTTCTAGTGTGGGTATGTGGTTACTTTTTGTAGATAaaagattttcttttcttttccataCCCACAGAGTactacatgaaaaaaatcaagagCCTGGAAACAGAACTGAAAGTGAAAAATGACAAATCTGATGAAACTGACAAAGAGATTGACAAGAGGGATAAAAGGCTTCACTTGTTGGAACAGCAGCTTAGAGCACAGGAACGCAAGTATCGTGATGAACTGAAACTTAAATCACAGAAAATACACTCCTTATCAGGTGAACTTGACAGTAAGTCTGCCACCATTGCATATCTGACAGCGGCACTTCACAAGGAGAAACAAAAGTACAAAGCCAGAGAGGAGCAGAATATGGAAAAATATGGCAGCAAGACTGCTATGAATCCATTGCCCCCGCAGGAACCTGTGTCAGGTAGTGCCAGGCGACGATCACAGCTACGCAAGAGTGCAACTTCTCCAGTGCAGTACGATGCAGCCACTGGATCGTTTAACGTACACCCTCCAACTGTCCCGGCTTCTGTCAGTGAAGGACGAATAAAAAGTGGCGGTCGCAAGCCACAGGTTTTCAGGGCGGTGTCGCCAGCCATGTCCGACACCCCTGACCCTGCGCCATTCCTCGCTGCCCGTGAGCCCTCAGACGAAGAGATACGTGTGGAAGTGAAACCAAGCCCCCCGGTGTTGCCACCAATCCATGCTCAGGAAATGCACAGCCAGAAAATGAATGCCAAACATTCAAGTCTTGCCAGGCGGCACTACAGGCTAGCTAACAAAAAAGGGAATGGACAAGCCGAAGTGAACACTCTTGCCATTGATAAAATTGCCCCATCTGAGCCTGAGTACAGACAACTGGAGAAGTCACACACTGATTGATTAGCCTGAACCTGACCATGAAGCAGATCCATACATAGACCTTTTATCACAAAAACGACCTTCTATGATCATGAAGAGGAAGTTCACAAATAAGATTGTTTGGTTAACTTTGGGTTCAGTGCAGTACACTCATGCAACTCAGCTGCTTCCTTCCATGAAAATATCTCACTTTTCAAAAACTGTGAACAGATGCATAAGACCACTAATCAATCTTTTTTTAAATCACTTTTGTGCCATTTTTTTGGAACAATAAATGCACATGGAATCAGAGTGACtattttatgatgaaattcGATTGAAACTTGTTTGAGAGATCAGCTTGGTGCTTTTACAACGTGTGTCTGTCTTTTTATGGTCTTCATAGATTTTTTAACCAACTATGCAGAGCTGTTTTACTGCCATCTTTAATCATGGACCTTCATGATCCTGAGTATGAGAAGTATTAGACCTGCTACTGTGCTGTATCCGTGTGTAATTTTCTGTATGGGCACTCACTGTATTAAAATGTTACAATGTGTGAATACCATGATAAAatgttttgtctttttattgCTTCCCCAAGGTGAAATATATTTCTCCCTAAAACAACATTGACTTTCACCACTTTggtcattcttttgtttatgGTTTACATTATACTCCACCTATGTAACATTTACCCTTCCCTTCCTCCTTTGCTTCTGTTTATAAAATCCCTTTCACATGCACACATGATGGGCTGTGCCTTTTATATTCTGCATTTTTACCACAATGTACACTACAGGTACAATGGTGAATGAAAATGTCAGTTGTACCACCAAATCGAGGCATAATTATCAATCATGTTGTGACTGGAAAGCAATACAGAATTTCTCTTTTTCTAATCGTACAGAAAGACAACTTTATATAAAGCATTTTGCTTGGGGGTTTGTAATACAGGTAAAAGTCGCTGTACTATGACATAGCTTCTACTGTTATAATACACCATAGAGGGAAGCTGGTTACATTTACCAGgttaatgttcatattaaaaatactaaattacgGCAAGCAACATGTTTTGTCTGCAAATATGATCAACCAGACATTGAAAGCACTACTGTAAGCAACCTGAAGATATTATCATTTGATttattgcatattaatgacTTTACAACAATAGCCCAAAAGGAACCAATTTAGCATGTTGCCTAGACTCACCCCAAGTCTGTGTACATATGGATATAAAACAGAGTAAATTAAAGGattaaacttcagcagactcgCCTTGATGGTTAGGTGATACCTTGGCACACTGTCGCCCATATGGTAGTTACCCTACCAGTAACTAACGTTATGCCCAAGAATAGCCAAGCCACTGGTGGCCCAGTCTACATGTCTTGTGTCATGGTAAGAGTTGAGATTAGACTTGGTAAAAGTCTGTAATTTAAGCCATTTCTGGTGATGTATTTGTGATCTTTTGTTTAGACATGTTTGAGTGAGGTGAACACGAAAAAGGGagttaaacaaaatcagtccgtGAGTCGGGGTGTCACTAGCTTGATCATGTTCAACCCTCCTGGGCAGACTCCGGGGGCAGACTCCACTCTGGAGAGTTTGCCGTTGAGCTCATGAAACTGAGTTTTCTATGAAAATAGAAAGGCATGCATTTCAATTGATTGAGACAGTCTTTTTTCACTGACTGCAACCAAGTCTAGGTAAGGATATTTGTAACTACAATTACAGTTCAAGTTGTATGGTTGTGAcaatgaaacacattttttgaaaaattgtcagtCTTTAGTTAGAACATGGaggtctttctttctacctccatggtagaaTTGTTAAGTATGGTAGCCATGGAGAATAGTCCAAAGTGTAGACTGGTCTTCTAGTGCCTTTGAGTGACTTGCTCCGCACTTAATCcgacagaaactaactcactactgcgcagactcataGGTAAACGCTTTTACATCGCTGGGAAAACTTGACCTGGGCTTCCACATTttaaataggtttgtatgaaatagaagagacacaagagaaattaTTGCAAATGAATTTATACTTTTAAAAAACCCACTTGAACCGAGTCTAATACACCATTCATATATAAGTGTGAACTTTAATTAATATCGGTTGGTTTTCATATCCGAAGTTTGGcagcaatttttatttcatgaaaaatggttaaTGGAATTTGTGTGATAGACGAGAATAGCAATTTTTAAGGAAACAAGCATGAAATATCTGAAAGCGATTTTATTGAAACGATGTAATCCTGGAATCGAATTAAAATATAACGGAGTACAAACTCTCATGTGCTCCTTCCAAGTTTTATGCAGACTACCAGTTTACAAGATACACGACCATGTCCACCATTCCCACAGTTTCAAGTTAGTTCAAAGTCAAGTGATAAACGAATTTTTGCATAATTCTACACAAATGACAATTTTCTCGTTGCAATGAATCCTTAAAAGCAACTCAAATGTACCAGTAAATGTTCCTAACGTATAGGAAATGTTGTGTCAACAAGCAATTTATTTATATCTTTGAAAAGGAAATTGCCGAGCTGGAGGGTGACATGAAAGCCGAAACCAAAAATTGTATAGGAAACGTCTTTCTGAATGTGGTCCCACCACAACGTCGGCAGACGTTATCGTATCGTTCTGTATAAACACAGGTGCTTGCTAAAAAATTCCTCCCCGACGGGGAATTGAACCCCGGTCTTCCGCGTGACAGGCGGAGATACTTACCACTATACTATCGAGGATCACATCAATAggataataattttattaatattactGTAACTACATATCAAATATCAGTTGTTTTGTGTGATAGTACTTGTAAGATTGTTTAATGTAGTAGATTGTTTAATGTACAACATCGTGATGAAGTTAAAACGGAGATGCTATAAATCAGTAAAAAATATAATTGTCAAGAAGACGGGAATGACCACGTGTTGAATCAGAGGGTACATTGTTTTAATACATATTATTATAaaagtaatgataaataaatgccATGTTTTTATGTCAGAGCCTTACCAAATTCATGTCTACACAGCTTTATCCTAAACTGGATGTAGTATATCCCCTAAATCTATGTCCTCACTATTCTGTATATGCTAAAGAAAACAGTTCATAACTGTTGATTGCCCACCCTAAGCATTTTCACATACCGGTATggttacattttatttcaaaccatcttatcgggggaaaaaaagagaaaaaagatacagctatgaGGCTTTAACACCGCCGACAATCACAAATTACCACTATCGTGCTGCGTTGGTGGCAAGGTTTCAATGGCATATTCGACGACATACACTTGGCGAAGttgttgatttaaaaaaaaaaagtaaactTGTTTGCAAAGTTTAGCTATGTAGACGTAGTGATATTTTCAGCCAAAAGGGAGCCTTCTCTATTTACGAAGACGGGTGCTGGTGGAATTAAATAAATGTAAGAAATGTAAAAGTTGAGCCCCCTCATACTTGAAAGTATTCATTCTAGAATAGgaccccctcaattcatcaattgtaaaatgtgaccccagtcaaaattattgatatgataGATATTAAGTAAAAATATGATGTAGCCATGATGTGCCATGCACCGATTCGTGGCGCTGGAATTCAACAGCTCAATCACATATGAACTTCGCACCATGGAcaatatctgtaacttttgaccgtTTCTCAGAATTTTGCTCTGTGCATAGATaactcaaatttcttgctctGCTCCCAATGGAATCTTCAAATATTCAGTATGTAGATGGTAAACATCGCCTCCATATGCCGCACGACCAACCAAGTGTATCATATCGCTAATATACACAGCGAATGTATAGTACCAGAAAGGTTGGTACATATCTGAAATAAAATCGACTGTGACACCTTTTGGCAACTGTAAAGGTTTagaaatattttaatgtcatttagctaaacttaaacttttgctcaaactttcttcaaaaactttcaaaaactgTCTTTCAACATTGAAAATAGAAATTGGGGTTACTGTGCAAATTGTGGTACTTAAGAAACAAAGTACCCGATAGTCAACGAAATTTGTGTGAGTCAGAAATTTTCCAACCCGTGTGAGAGATTAGATTCCAGTCCAATTGCATTGGGGTATGAAATCCTCGATAGTATAGTGGTAAGTATCTCCGCCTGTCGCGCGGAAGACCGGGGTTCAATTCCCCGTCGGGGAGTATTTTTTAACAACAGAGCACTGAAAAATTTAACAAGTGCGTTGAATGTGAAGTTATATTACCCGCGATATATTGCcctattatagaaataacgggcgacgcgctgaccattaacgtttatttgtgggcaagggcgagaggaaagccaaaaattaacgggcgaggcttccgagcccgttaattttggctttcctcgagcccgcgcccacaaataaacgttaatggtcagagcggagtctgttatttccattatattatcatcgaaccggagaaaaccgtcaaaatttgcgaaaattttcggagcgaacgacaactgggccccagaactgagcaatacgcgacgcactgtcacgcgcgctgtaaaatattggcaaatccggagacattttcagaaaaaaagtatctcaacttggcccacaagttatccattttattttgtgattgattaagatttacgtttgagctgtaaagatacgatactttgagttgttaatcttattattcatattcacgggcatgtaaacagaccattactgtgtatttgtggtcagtcacgtggttcagctcgaccaatcaaaatgcgacaggcagggcatggtaatatattgCCCTGTAATAAACtgtgaattattttgaaaaacgaATACTCCTGACGGTGAATTCAACGCCGGTCTTCCGCGTTATAGGCAGAGATACTGACCGCTATACTGTCGAgaaagtgaaagaaaacttttgctcaaacttccaataaagaatatttcaagcattctctttcaaaaatcaagaatgaaaatcgggggtcatcgtACAAATTTTGgatctagagaaacaaattaggcCTACTCAACATTTACCAATtatggaaattcaaaatagccggcatctctgtgttaactttaagaaagaaaaaatcgaactaagccggtaaaaagttttcttacgccaagagctttaaaacgaacccccacaaatggtagatcagaaaagaattgaaaaagtttgagagtccgaatatatgtccccggggcgcattctaACTGACAATCGGAAATGAAGACATTGAGTGACAGTCAGTTACCGGGGTATCACACATATGCCGCATATGGCAGAGTTCATCAGTTCTATGTTCTTGATCTGTCGTTTGAATGTTAACCAAAAAACATAATTCTACTGTAGATGTGTTCTGAGCTTTACGACTTTTCTTGGACAGTGGCAAATCTGCTTATATGTAAAATCGAACCCGTGGACTGATTCATTATCTTCATCTTTGCTGTGTCCTTTGCATGCATTCATCACTTTGGTCTTTGCTCCCTTTGGCGAGGACAGCAAACGTGAACGATAAAACAAAGAAAGTTTAGAAAACCATAAATAAAGGAGTTGACATAGTAGTCTGCTCAACTCCTCGCTACATACTgcctttcgattttttgactgAAAGCTGGAAGATTCAGATGATAAATACGCATAAAGTAAAGGGATGATGGGTACTTCTATGCTATCCTATTTAAAATGTTGGAGAGAAACTCCTATTTGCTGGTAAAATACTTTTACGTCGGAAATCAATTATTATACCCAGCTGACATCAAGGACGATGTCTTTGACATCACGGAATGGTCAGTACGATAGAATTTGAAAGGGTGTATATTCACTGCtactgtttttgaaaacttgCCGATGCCCTTTTTCGAACTTTGCATTAAATAGAAGAAGTCTTTTTACGGACAAACCTACAGAGGAAACACATCACATTTAGAAGTAGAGGAGCTTATTTATCATTGTcttttattcattcaatttccaGAAGACGGGGTGCGGCAAAATATCCCTTTTCTTGAAGTAGCTTCAAGTTGTTCTTGACTTATGGAAATGTCCAGGAAAACACATGGCTTTAACCCATTGTCCGTACAGTTCTAACTACGACACTCATTGTAATCTCAATTTAATATGAGTGCCATTACTCAAATACAGAGCTCTTATACcttcattttacacatcactttacactataatatatattttttggaacatATGCCATCACCGCACACATATGTTACACTATGCACTGCGGCATGGATAGGTATTTCGGGTTTCGTGCACTCTCGGAACTCTGCCCTGAGGCTTGGCTGCGATGGTCATACGTCGTTGGATGGAACGTTTTATGATATTGTTGCCATGGAAGTTATATTCTCTGTCCTTCAACGCGACGAAGCTGTCACTAGAGATTAACGAAAGAAACAATGTCCGTGATATTTCCCCTGTacataattttaacaaatttcgAAATTCAGTTTGTAATTTAATAAGCCTAAAGCAGTTCAAAGAGAAAGAACACACGGTTGTGTGTGAAACAAAATTCACCTCTGGATAATTGcttgatatatatcttgatcgAGGATCATTGATACAACCTAAGAATATTGGAACCCGAAATTTCACGATGCTAGCATCTACGATTCCATCTCGTTCATGTGGGTTTCCTGTTCTCTATGAGGGCTCTCAAATTGACGTTTGTGTTCAGCcataatgtgaaaaaaaaatgaccagGGAAAGTTGTGGAAAGggtaaaaatatgagagttaGAAAACAGCCATGCCGGTGATAGAATTCTCCTTTAAGACGTTTGTCTTAGTGCTTGCGTATCTTATCAGTGCGATACAGTTCTTTCGTCGGTACCCGTTGCACGACTCCGAGGTGAGGGATACGATCGCGTTTCTTCGCGGCCTCCCGGGAAGCGAGTGCGGGGGCAATTTTACAATCTACCAAGTCACAGATGGGACGTCATTCGTGAAGGCCGTGCTTCAGTCGGACGTCAGAGAGACGAAGCTCGTCAGTTGCGACGTCTTGGAAGATGGGAGGGCAGCAGACGCTATCTTATGGATCAGCGGTCTCATCCGAAATGAGTATGTCAACAGAAACATTGTACAGTTTGTGAACCAGACGACAGACATGAGAGATTTGCTTTCAGCTTGCCGGTATATCATGTACTTAGAGGATTCCGCAGAGGAGAGACGGGCAAAATCGAACAGCATCATTGGAATAAATCAGAGATCGACAGACGTGACTGGGTAAGCGGAACTAACCATAGTTACCATGTATTTTCCGATAACCTGCATTACCTGACAAAACCACTGAAAATGCTTCTTTTCATAATGTCTACTTTAcaaccggtatatatatatcatggaCGGTCCGTAGACTACTATGTGAAGTATATGCGTTCAGTGATTTTATCAAGTATTGCAGAGCAGAAAAAGAAGCTAAACCCTGATGCAATACCAATATGGTTTAATAAATAATGTTACCATTCCATAATTAGGATattaaatataatatttctttgACTATAAATTCTTAGTCCGCTTGTGATCGGATTAACTGCAAGGTtgtatacaaatttacaaagtttaTGAGGAAATCCTCCTTTGGACGGGATGCGTTCAGATGGCttgctgtttttaaaatgatGATTTCTTGTTATCTTCTGGTGACCTGTAGAGGGCGAACTATGATCAACGATACTCATTTCAACACGAACACCTCTGATCAGACAGCTGCTGGAAAGAGTGGATCTCAGCCCGGTTCCGTGAAAACTCTCCTGAATGGAATCTATCCTGGAACTCTATGGTGTGGAGTAAATAATATAGCTGGTGATATCTACAGTAAATTAGGTtggttttttaaaatttcttcaaataattaactttacagtagaatgcgcctcgaaagtgaaagattaaacttttgctcaaactttcctgaatgaaactttcaacctttctcttaatactaaatcaacaataaaaatcgggggtcagtCACTGTGtgaagtttggaactagcaaaacaaattacccaacattgtgcgatatttgaaattcaaaattctttcctgtgttacctctatgggcggggaaattacattttgaattttcctaaaactaagacagtgaaagtttaaaatgagcccccacaagcggtagatcagaaaagaattgtagaaatttgagagtctgactatctgtccccgaggcatgaCAGTAGTAGTACAATTCTGTAGCTTAGTACCTGTTAGCCATATTGTCTCTgactacaaaacaaaaataacacaaattgaCCGCAGTCCAGCCTCTTACTTCTATTACCTGAGTAAAATTTTACGGTAAATAGATATCATCATAATCATATGCGGTAAAAACTACTACATACTTTGCTTGGTATATACAGAATTGTCTAGTTTCAAAATCATGTGTTTTCAGGCCCTCAGCGGGAAGCTGACAAATGTTGCCGTGCACACGACCATTGTCGACCCAATGTGAAGTCTTTTGAACACCGTTATCACATGACCAACCCATCGCTGTGGCTAATGTCTCACTGTTCCTGTGACCGGACATTCTACAATTGTATGAAGCGGGCGAGAACACAGACAGCAGATGAAGTGGGCAGGCTCTTCTTCAATGGACTCAATATGAAGTGCTTCGATTTTGACTTCAAGGAAACCTGCGTCCTGAGTTTATTCGGAATGTGCCTTGACACTGAATATTTGTGTGCTGCAGTCATCAAGGACAACAAGAGATATTAATGATAGGAATATTTCTGCTTGTTGCAGCTTTTTTTAAGAAACacaataaaattaatgaaaaagatCACGATTATGAGTTATTCAGAGCAACTGTTATGAAAACCACATCTGGAATATGAAATGACATATATCAAGACAAGGAGGATTGAGCCTgaggaaatattttttgatgtaCATATGGTGTATAATCTATTCAACTGAAGTATCATCAGTCTTTTGATCtttttaaattgatattttaaatttgataaacaTTGACAATATGCATTTAAGGTACACTAAGTAAAACCATTCCTGTGAAGTGGGAATAAAGACAAACTACTTGTCATGCTTGCTGTATGATGCTATGAAGGCCACTTCATGGATATAATCATGAATAATATCCTGTATCGATATTTTAATCAATGGTATAAAACtgtaattttaaaacacattttgtgattttattgTCACTCATACAAATTCATTCTTTGACATTCTGTATGCCCAGATACGCTTGTTCTCAAGGCTGCTGAGCTGAAACATACTAGATCAAGTCTGCCATGGTCCCACCTCCCGAAattaaaattacacaaaacacattttcattgAGAATATACTGTCACTGTTTATCAGTACTGGTTACGGTTCATGTTTCAAAACACCTGACTTTGTTCGGAAGAAACAAATCTGtcaaaaaatcaatgaaataaaatcaaatagatttgcaatatcatgatgTGAAAGTATAACCTTGAAAGTTGACATTCAATGGCATTGTTGCcactaacattttcatttgcataGATTATTTTGGCTGACAGACATGTATTTTGTAAAGGCTTATTGCTCGAGTATTTGAACATACTCTCTGATGTAatagtaatttttaaaaatccaaaaattgaaatttatgaaCGTAAAATCAATACTTATAATCACCACCATATTTACACTAACCAAATGTTCCTTTTCGCAATAATTATAGATTCAGTTCATATCAACATTATTAAATTACACAACAATCTTAACTTGATTATATTACAAAGATT from Ptychodera flava strain L36383 chromosome 12, AS_Pfla_20210202, whole genome shotgun sequence includes the following:
- the LOC139145304 gene encoding coiled-coil domain-containing protein 92-like, translating into MTSAEVQLRNAESAILFMQQEHAKTLQGLHTEIQKLQKKCSELTFELAMKTTTTVDEEYYMKKIKSLETELKVKNDKSDETDKEIDKRDKRLHLLEQQLRAQERKYRDELKLKSQKIHSLSGELDSKSATIAYLTAALHKEKQKYKAREEQNMEKYGSKTAMNPLPPQEPVSGSARRRSQLRKSATSPVQYDAATGSFNVHPPTVPASVSEGRIKSGGRKPQVFRAVSPAMSDTPDPAPFLAAREPSDEEIRVEVKPSPPVLPPIHAQEMHSQKMNAKHSSLARRHYRLANKKGNGQAEVNTLAIDKIAPSEPEYRQLEKSHTD
- the LOC139146173 gene encoding uncharacterized protein is translated as MPVIEFSFKTFVLVLAYLISAIQFFRRYPLHDSEVRDTIAFLRGLPGSECGGNFTIYQVTDGTSFVKAVLQSDVRETKLVSCDVLEDGRAADAILWISGLIRNEYVNRNIVQFVNQTTDMRDLLSACRYIMYLEDSAEERRAKSNSIIGINQRSTDVTGGRTMINDTHFNTNTSDQTAAGKSGSQPGSVKTLLNGIYPGTLWCGVNNIAGDIYSKLGPQREADKCCRAHDHCRPNVKSFEHRYHMTNPSLWLMSHCSCDRTFYNCMKRARTQTADEVGRLFFNGLNMKCFDFDFKETCVLSLFGMCLDTEYLCAAVIKDNKRY